The following coding sequences are from one Candidatus Nitrohelix vancouverensis window:
- a CDS encoding radical SAM protein gives MQIEITNRCNMDCPMCPREDLEIDLEHMEWEKFTAVLDRLTGTEDVTLTGWGEPFLHPRVFDMIALCKERGHRVSITSNALFTRPSLATEIVASGVDSLTFSIDDVNGQAELGHHNHRVLENIETVAKLRTHDKPALRLQATLHANCENDLYEVIRYAAQLGIETVNVGRLDRKYAPELKRPSASDEARVFVQADALSRSLGVQLDWLQYSVASGAMRFFYRLLRNKLHRSGKFCLKTYDYVYVTRDGNVTPCCLLPKAPMGNLLESDLKSIWKSPQFNRFRHNYRDTCGSCDLWTIAQVQDNG, from the coding sequence ATCCAGATCGAAATCACCAACCGTTGCAATATGGATTGCCCCATGTGCCCACGCGAGGATCTGGAGATCGATCTCGAACATATGGAGTGGGAGAAATTCACCGCCGTGCTGGACCGTCTGACGGGGACGGAAGACGTCACCCTCACCGGCTGGGGCGAGCCCTTCCTGCACCCGCGCGTGTTCGACATGATCGCGCTTTGCAAAGAACGCGGTCATCGCGTGTCGATCACCTCCAACGCCCTGTTCACGCGTCCTTCGCTGGCGACGGAAATCGTCGCGTCCGGCGTGGACTCGCTGACCTTTTCCATCGACGACGTCAACGGACAGGCCGAACTCGGTCACCACAACCACCGCGTTCTGGAAAACATCGAAACGGTCGCCAAACTGAGAACTCATGACAAGCCCGCGCTACGTCTGCAGGCCACTTTACACGCGAACTGCGAAAACGACTTGTATGAAGTCATCCGATACGCCGCGCAACTGGGCATCGAAACGGTCAACGTCGGACGACTCGACCGCAAATACGCGCCGGAACTGAAACGTCCCAGCGCAAGCGACGAGGCCCGCGTCTTTGTTCAGGCCGATGCGCTGTCCCGTTCGCTCGGCGTGCAACTGGACTGGTTGCAATATTCCGTCGCCAGCGGCGCCATGCGTTTCTTTTATCGACTGCTACGCAACAAACTGCATCGCTCCGGCAAGTTCTGCCTGAAAACCTACGATTATGTTTATGTGACCCGCGACGGGAATGTGACGCCTTGTTGCCTGCTTCCCAAGGCGCCGATGGGCAATCTGCTCGAAAGCGATCTGAAATCCATCTGGAAGAGTCCGCAATTCAACCGCTTTCGCCATAACTACCGCGACACCTGCGGCTCCTGCGATCTGTGGACCATCGCCCAGGTGCAGGACAACGGCTGA
- the hutH gene encoding histidine ammonia-lyase → MSVIVLDGESLTIEAAGEFQKPSTRLRFASGVRERVNASRSVIENAVRNREKVYGVTTGFGALSQKIIPVDKARRLQKNLLMSHASGVGAPLPDDTARLIMVLMLNSKAKGFSGLGWGIMTLLRDLVNKDLIPQVPEKGSVGASGDLAPLSHLALVLIGRGKARLRGGKWLSGRAALKRVGLSPATLAEGEGLALINGCQVMTAIGALTAWKARRLAKLADLSASMSLEVLLGTKTPLDARIHAIRAHKGQAVSARNMRKLTQGSEIISSHLDCDRIQDAYSLRCAPQVHGASRDVLSRAVETLEIEMNSATENPLVFPDGRILSGGNFHGQPVALAMDSLTMALAEWGNISERRIERMVNPALSGLPSFLIEGDGLNSGFMVAQYAAAALVSENKTLSHPACVDSIPTSANKEDHVSMGTISARKAASALENTQFVVAIELLCAAQALDVFTNLKPGRGTLAAYRLIRRHVPHLGRDRELSPDIETVKVLIDSGAILNAVEKACGVLD, encoded by the coding sequence ATGAGCGTGATTGTTCTCGACGGCGAGAGCCTGACGATTGAAGCGGCGGGTGAATTCCAGAAGCCGTCCACGCGCCTGAGATTCGCATCCGGCGTGCGCGAGCGGGTGAACGCCTCGCGCTCGGTGATCGAGAACGCGGTGCGGAATCGCGAGAAGGTGTACGGGGTCACAACAGGCTTCGGCGCCCTGAGTCAGAAAATCATTCCGGTTGATAAAGCCAGACGTCTACAAAAAAATTTATTGATGAGCCACGCTTCCGGCGTCGGCGCGCCCCTGCCGGATGATACGGCGCGGCTGATTATGGTTCTGATGTTGAACAGCAAGGCCAAGGGCTTTTCCGGTCTGGGCTGGGGGATCATGACCCTGTTGCGCGATCTGGTCAACAAGGACCTGATTCCGCAGGTTCCCGAAAAAGGTTCGGTGGGCGCCAGCGGCGACCTCGCGCCGCTCTCTCATCTCGCTCTGGTTCTCATTGGGCGCGGCAAGGCGCGCCTGCGCGGCGGCAAATGGCTTTCAGGCCGCGCCGCTTTGAAACGCGTCGGTCTGAGTCCGGCGACTCTGGCAGAAGGCGAAGGCCTGGCATTAATCAACGGCTGTCAAGTGATGACCGCCATCGGCGCTCTGACGGCATGGAAGGCGCGAAGGCTGGCGAAGCTCGCCGACCTCTCTGCGTCGATGAGTCTGGAAGTCCTGCTCGGAACCAAGACGCCGCTCGACGCTCGCATTCATGCGATTCGCGCGCACAAGGGGCAGGCGGTTTCGGCGCGCAATATGCGCAAGCTCACGCAGGGCAGTGAAATCATCTCCTCGCATCTGGATTGCGACCGCATTCAGGACGCTTATTCCCTGCGTTGCGCGCCGCAGGTGCATGGCGCGAGCCGCGACGTGTTGAGTCGCGCGGTGGAGACCTTGGAAATCGAAATGAATTCGGCGACGGAGAATCCTCTGGTGTTCCCCGACGGCAGGATTTTGTCCGGCGGCAATTTTCACGGTCAGCCGGTCGCTTTAGCAATGGATTCCTTGACGATGGCGCTGGCGGAATGGGGCAATATCTCCGAGCGTCGCATCGAGCGCATGGTCAACCCGGCCCTGAGCGGTCTGCCTTCTTTTTTGATCGAAGGCGACGGCTTGAACTCCGGCTTTATGGTGGCGCAGTACGCCGCCGCCGCGCTGGTGTCGGAAAACAAAACCTTGTCGCACCCGGCCTGCGTGGATTCCATCCCGACCTCGGCGAACAAGGAAGACCATGTCAGCATGGGAACGATATCGGCGCGCAAGGCGGCGTCGGCGCTGGAGAACACGCAGTTCGTCGTCGCCATTGAATTGTTGTGCGCGGCGCAGGCCCTCGACGTGTTCACCAATCTGAAGCCGGGACGCGGAACGCTGGCGGCCTATCGGCTGATCCGGCGGCATGTGCCGCATCTGGGGCGCGACCGCGAGCTGTCGCCGGATATTGAAACCGTGAAGGTCCTGATCGATTCAGGCGCGATACTGAACGCGGTCGAAAAAGCCTGCGGCGTTCTGGACTGA
- a CDS encoding 3-isopropylmalate dehydratase large subunit produces the protein MGMTITEKILAAHAGKESVIPGDNIWIDVDVLMTHDVCGPGTIGIFKEQFGQEAKVWDKEKVVIIPDHYIFTKDVHANRNIDILRAFVKEQSLPYYYDVGTENYKGVCHLALAQEGHNRPGEVLFGTDSHTCTSGAFGMFSTGIGNTDAAFILGTGKLWVKVPESMRFEFTGTFPPYIMAKDIILQVIGDIGVAGATYRTMEWAGDAIMNFSMEERMTLCNMAIEAGGKSAIIEADDTTFEYVKQRTDKPYKVHRSDADANYVFKKSYNASEMEPVVAKPHSPDNKAKVSEVAGTKVDRSYIGSCTGGKYTDFLAAAKILKGRKVVVDTFIVPATTEVERDLYEKRWEGETLADIFKNAGAHMGEPSCAACLGGPKDTFGRTNGEEVVVSTTNRNFPGRMGSKQSQVYLASPYTAAATAVTGKITDPREFVS, from the coding sequence ATGGGCATGACCATTACGGAAAAAATCCTCGCCGCGCATGCGGGAAAAGAGTCGGTGATACCCGGCGATAATATCTGGATCGATGTGGACGTGCTGATGACGCACGACGTCTGCGGGCCGGGAACCATCGGAATTTTCAAGGAGCAGTTCGGCCAGGAAGCCAAAGTTTGGGATAAAGAGAAAGTGGTCATCATCCCGGATCATTATATTTTCACGAAAGACGTTCACGCCAATCGCAATATCGACATTCTGCGCGCCTTCGTGAAGGAACAAAGCCTGCCGTATTATTACGACGTCGGCACGGAAAACTACAAGGGCGTCTGCCATCTGGCGCTGGCGCAGGAAGGCCACAATCGACCGGGCGAAGTTCTGTTCGGAACCGATTCGCACACCTGCACCTCCGGCGCCTTCGGCATGTTTTCCACCGGCATCGGCAACACCGACGCGGCCTTCATTCTGGGCACTGGCAAGTTGTGGGTCAAAGTGCCGGAGAGCATGCGCTTCGAATTCACCGGAACCTTCCCTCCCTACATCATGGCGAAGGACATCATTCTCCAGGTCATCGGCGACATCGGCGTTGCCGGGGCGACTTACCGGACGATGGAATGGGCGGGCGACGCGATCATGAATTTTTCCATGGAAGAGCGCATGACCCTGTGCAATATGGCGATCGAAGCGGGCGGCAAGAGCGCCATCATCGAAGCCGACGACACGACCTTCGAATACGTCAAGCAACGCACCGACAAGCCTTACAAGGTGCATCGTTCAGACGCCGACGCCAATTACGTTTTCAAGAAAAGCTACAACGCCTCCGAGATGGAGCCGGTGGTGGCGAAGCCGCATTCGCCGGACAACAAGGCGAAAGTGAGCGAGGTTGCCGGAACGAAAGTGGACCGTTCCTATATCGGTTCCTGCACCGGCGGCAAGTACACGGATTTTCTCGCTGCGGCAAAAATCCTCAAGGGCCGAAAAGTTGTGGTGGATACCTTCATCGTTCCCGCCACAACGGAAGTGGAGCGGGACTTGTACGAGAAACGCTGGGAAGGCGAAACGCTGGCGGATATTTTCAAGAACGCCGGAGCGCATATGGGCGAGCCGTCCTGCGCCGCCTGTCTGGGCGGACCGAAAGACACCTTCGGTCGCACCAATGGCGAGGAAGTGGTCGTCTCCACAACCAACCGCAATTTCCCCGGTCGCATGGGTTCCAAGCAATCCCAGGTCTACCTCGCTTCGCCTTACACGGCGGCGGCGACGGCAGTCACCGGAAAAATCACCGACCCCAGAGAATTCGTCAGTTAA
- a CDS encoding DASS family sodium-coupled anion symporter: MSFEGSPQIIIDQRPLWIVFLDRMRRGIFLTFIFAIFFLFLSFDGPADLSVEGYKAICLFGLCVVLWATNLIPLSITSLLVIGAAPLLGIMDASTVYSFFGNKAVFFILGAFILSAAMIACGLSARLTVWVLDKWGASSRKLTTSVYLFAAISSCFMSEHAVAAMLFPLVMEIVNILKLEQGKSQFAKSLFLALGWGCIIGGAMTALGGARVPLAVEILEQIAGREHTIGFLQYTALSFPLVLALLAGGWFTLMFLFKPEPIDTQPAREALHLRSRELGKLSFHEKGVGLVMVLTIFAWFIYGDDWGIANIAIVSIVALFSFSFINWKMVEEHVNWAIILMYGGAIALGEIMASTGAAPWLAKMIFAGTVESTAVFLIVLAILSTLFTTFMSNSAVIATLLPPAISMCDVYGISPALATMTIVIPSNFAFILPIATPASALAFSSRHISLREMIKSGLILSIIGMAAFFVLLFVYWPMIGFN, from the coding sequence ATGTCGTTTGAAGGTTCCCCGCAAATCATAATAGACCAACGCCCGCTCTGGATCGTCTTTCTCGACCGCATGCGGCGCGGGATTTTCCTCACCTTCATCTTCGCGATATTTTTTCTTTTTCTGTCGTTCGACGGCCCCGCCGATCTTTCCGTGGAAGGTTACAAAGCCATCTGCCTGTTCGGCCTGTGCGTGGTTCTGTGGGCGACCAATCTGATTCCCCTGTCCATCACCAGCCTGCTGGTGATCGGAGCCGCGCCCTTGCTCGGCATCATGGACGCCTCGACGGTCTATTCCTTCTTTGGCAACAAGGCGGTGTTCTTCATTCTCGGCGCCTTCATCCTGTCCGCCGCCATGATCGCCTGCGGTCTGAGCGCGCGCCTGACGGTGTGGGTGCTGGATAAATGGGGCGCCAGTTCGAGAAAGCTGACGACCAGCGTTTACCTGTTCGCCGCGATCAGTTCCTGCTTCATGTCCGAACACGCCGTGGCCGCCATGTTGTTTCCGCTGGTCATGGAAATCGTCAATATCCTGAAACTGGAGCAGGGCAAATCGCAGTTCGCAAAATCCTTGTTCCTCGCGCTGGGCTGGGGTTGCATCATCGGCGGCGCCATGACCGCCCTCGGCGGCGCGCGCGTTCCGCTGGCGGTGGAAATTCTGGAGCAGATCGCCGGACGCGAACACACCATCGGCTTCCTGCAATACACCGCTCTCAGCTTTCCCCTCGTGCTCGCTTTGCTGGCGGGGGGCTGGTTCACGCTCATGTTCCTTTTCAAGCCGGAGCCTATCGACACGCAACCGGCCAGAGAAGCCCTGCACCTGCGCTCGCGCGAATTGGGCAAACTGAGCTTTCATGAAAAAGGCGTGGGGCTGGTGATGGTTCTCACGATTTTCGCCTGGTTCATCTACGGCGACGACTGGGGCATCGCCAATATCGCCATCGTTTCCATTGTCGCGCTGTTCTCATTCAGCTTCATCAACTGGAAGATGGTCGAAGAACACGTCAACTGGGCCATCATCCTGATGTACGGCGGCGCCATCGCCCTCGGCGAAATCATGGCTTCCACCGGGGCCGCGCCCTGGCTGGCGAAAATGATTTTTGCGGGCACGGTCGAATCCACCGCCGTGTTCCTCATCGTGCTGGCGATCCTGTCCACCCTGTTCACCACCTTCATGAGCAACTCCGCCGTGATCGCGACGCTTCTGCCGCCTGCGATTTCCATGTGCGACGTTTACGGCATCAGCCCGGCGCTGGCGACGATGACCATCGTCATCCCGAGCAATTTCGCGTTCATTCTGCCCATCGCGACGCCTGCGTCTGCGCTGGCATTTTCATCGCGGCATATTTCGCTGAGGGAAATGATAAAATCCGGCTTGATCCTGAGCATCATTGGAATGGCGGCGTTTTTTGTCCTGCTCTTCGTTTACTGGCCCATGATAGGATTTAATTGA
- a CDS encoding 3-isopropylmalate dehydratase: MQDIIEGTAYVLGDDVDTDQIIPAEHLVYSLSDPEEKKNYGRYALSGVPAPAAGLPEGNKAFVEEGRFESDHRIIIGGKNFGCGSSREHAPACLKIAGIQAVVAESFARIFYRNSVDGGFFIPFEAVERLIGDIKTGDRLVIDVNKGELKNETSGKTWSLKPLGEVSEIIKAGNIFEYARKAGLIPTN; this comes from the coding sequence ATGCAAGACATCATTGAAGGCACGGCCTATGTATTGGGCGACGACGTAGACACCGATCAAATCATCCCGGCGGAGCATCTGGTTTACAGCCTGAGCGATCCGGAAGAGAAAAAAAATTACGGGCGTTACGCCCTGTCCGGCGTTCCCGCGCCAGCGGCGGGTTTGCCTGAGGGCAACAAGGCCTTCGTCGAAGAGGGGCGATTCGAATCCGATCATCGCATCATCATCGGCGGAAAAAATTTCGGATGCGGTTCTTCCCGCGAACATGCCCCGGCTTGTCTGAAAATTGCGGGCATTCAGGCGGTGGTCGCAGAATCCTTCGCGCGTATTTTCTACCGCAACTCGGTGGACGGCGGATTTTTCATTCCCTTTGAAGCGGTCGAGCGCTTGATCGGCGACATCAAAACCGGCGACCGGCTGGTCATCGACGTCAACAAGGGCGAACTGAAAAACGAAACCTCCGGGAAAACCTGGTCCTTGAAACCGCTGGGCGAAGTCAGCGAGATCATCAAAGCGGGCAATATTTTCGAATACGCTCGCAAAGCGGGGCTGATTCCGACGAACTGA
- a CDS encoding rhodanese: MEAPKTIHPLELKEQLDRGEDIFLMDVREAWEHSLASIPGSEHVPLNEVADRVQEYIYEENIVVYCHHGERSYRAALILIESGFPNVSNLSGGIDAWSQIADPSIPRYRPGG; the protein is encoded by the coding sequence ATGGAAGCTCCCAAAACAATTCATCCGCTCGAACTGAAGGAACAACTGGATCGCGGCGAAGACATCTTCCTGATGGATGTGCGCGAGGCCTGGGAACATTCGCTCGCCAGCATCCCCGGCTCGGAGCATGTGCCGCTCAACGAAGTGGCCGACCGCGTGCAGGAATATATCTATGAAGAAAACATCGTCGTGTACTGCCATCACGGCGAACGCTCGTATCGGGCGGCGTTGATCCTGATCGAATCGGGATTCCCCAACGTCTCCAATCTCTCCGGCGGCATCGACGCCTGGTCGCAGATCGCCGACCCTTCCATTCCGCGCTACCGTCCCGGCGGATGA
- a CDS encoding tyrosine--tRNA ligase: MTAEKIDLPPLEEQLKVIRRGAVEIIDEKDLIERLKKSIKTGRPLRVKAGFDPTAPDLHLGHTVLLQKMKQFQDLGHATIFLIGDFTAMIGDPTGRSETRKSLTPEEVKVNALTYLDQVYKILDPARTIVRYNTEWMNAFSSTDVVNLAARYTVARMLERDDFQKRMRDNQPVSIHELLYPLVQGYDSVALESDIELGGTDQKFNLLVGRDLQRDYEQIPQNILTLPLLEGTDGVRKMSKSYGNSIGVSAPPGEMFGKIMSIPDDLMWRYYELLSSVAVDELEKMKADAASGTLNPRDAKIQLARELVTQYHNAEAAENAATEFANVFKKKLLPDEIPEAPSWGSEPKPISNVLSDFKLTDSASAARRLIQQGAVTINGDKVSDVNLSLEGGKEYLIKVGKKRFLKIVST, encoded by the coding sequence ATGACCGCTGAGAAAATCGACCTGCCTCCGCTCGAAGAACAGTTGAAAGTCATCCGCCGCGGAGCGGTGGAAATCATTGACGAAAAAGACCTGATCGAACGGCTGAAAAAATCCATTAAAACAGGCCGCCCCTTGAGAGTCAAGGCGGGCTTCGATCCCACGGCGCCGGACTTACACCTCGGTCACACCGTCCTGCTACAGAAGATGAAGCAATTTCAGGACCTCGGTCACGCGACGATTTTTCTCATCGGAGATTTCACCGCAATGATCGGCGATCCCACCGGTCGCTCGGAGACGCGCAAGAGCCTGACGCCGGAAGAAGTCAAGGTCAACGCCCTGACCTATCTCGACCAGGTCTACAAAATTCTCGACCCGGCTCGCACGATTGTACGCTACAACACCGAATGGATGAACGCATTTTCTTCCACCGACGTCGTCAACCTTGCCGCCCGCTACACCGTCGCGCGCATGCTCGAACGCGACGATTTTCAAAAGCGCATGCGCGACAATCAACCCGTGTCCATTCACGAGCTGTTGTACCCGCTGGTGCAGGGTTATGATTCCGTCGCGCTGGAGTCGGATATCGAACTGGGCGGCACCGATCAGAAATTCAACCTGCTCGTCGGACGCGATTTGCAACGCGACTATGAACAGATTCCGCAGAATATCCTGACCCTGCCCCTGCTCGAAGGCACCGACGGCGTGCGCAAGATGAGCAAGAGCTACGGCAACAGCATCGGCGTGTCGGCGCCCCCCGGCGAGATGTTCGGCAAGATCATGTCGATCCCCGACGATCTGATGTGGCGCTATTACGAACTGCTCAGTAGCGTTGCCGTCGACGAACTGGAAAAGATGAAGGCCGACGCCGCCAGCGGAACGCTGAACCCGCGCGATGCAAAAATTCAACTGGCGCGCGAACTGGTAACGCAATACCACAACGCCGAGGCCGCAGAAAACGCCGCGACTGAATTCGCCAATGTCTTCAAAAAGAAATTATTGCCCGACGAAATCCCCGAAGCGCCCAGCTGGGGAAGCGAACCGAAGCCGATCAGCAATGTCTTGTCTGATTTCAAACTCACGGACAGCGCCTCGGCGGCGCGTCGCCTGATTCAGCAGGGGGCGGTCACGATCAACGGCGACAAGGTATCCGACGTCAACCTGTCTCTCGAAGGCGGCAAGGAATATCTGATAAAAGTCGGCAAGAAACGATTT